From Streptomyces sp. NBC_01460, a single genomic window includes:
- the pcaDC gene encoding bifunctional 3-oxoadipate enol-lactonase/4-carboxymuconolactone decarboxylase PcaDC encodes MTMTPDRLLHHRAEGPADAPPLLLGPSLGTSTALWDGVAPELSAAHRVVRWDLPGHGGSPAGLIGPGAGIADLGELVLALADSLSLERFSYAGVSLGGAVGLWLAVHRPERVDRLAVVCSSAHFGDPGPWRERAALVRAEGLGKVAESAAGRWFTPGFTEPRLLDDLLATDPSAYAACCDVLADYDLRSGLSGVRARTLVVAGREDPATPPSHAREIADAVPGAALTELPHASHLAPAERPEAVREALRAHFAPRERGSGTAVRREVLGDAHVDRAQAATTEFTAPFQEFISRYAWGEIWTDPTLSRRERSLITLTALVAHGHHDELAMHVRAAVRNGLSPREIGAALLQTGVYCGVPAANAAFAVAERVLSGMAEAERGDTQPG; translated from the coding sequence ATGACCATGACACCCGACCGCCTCCTCCACCACCGCGCCGAAGGACCGGCGGACGCTCCCCCGCTCCTGCTCGGCCCGTCGCTCGGCACCTCCACCGCGCTCTGGGACGGGGTCGCCCCCGAGCTCTCCGCCGCCCACCGGGTCGTGCGGTGGGACCTCCCCGGGCACGGCGGGTCGCCCGCCGGACTCATCGGCCCGGGCGCCGGGATCGCCGACCTGGGTGAGCTGGTCCTGGCGCTCGCCGACTCGCTGTCGCTGGAGCGGTTCTCGTACGCCGGGGTGTCGCTGGGCGGGGCCGTGGGCCTCTGGCTCGCGGTCCACCGCCCCGAACGCGTCGACCGCCTGGCCGTCGTCTGCTCGTCCGCCCACTTCGGCGACCCGGGGCCGTGGCGGGAGCGGGCCGCGCTGGTGCGCGCCGAGGGGCTCGGCAAGGTCGCGGAGAGCGCGGCCGGCCGCTGGTTCACGCCCGGCTTCACCGAACCCCGGCTGCTCGACGACCTCCTGGCCACCGATCCGTCGGCGTACGCCGCGTGCTGCGACGTGCTCGCCGACTACGACCTGCGGTCCGGGCTGTCCGGGGTACGGGCGCGGACCCTGGTCGTCGCCGGGCGTGAGGATCCGGCCACGCCGCCCTCGCACGCCCGGGAGATCGCCGACGCCGTCCCCGGCGCCGCGCTGACCGAGCTGCCGCACGCCTCCCACCTGGCTCCGGCCGAGCGCCCGGAGGCCGTACGGGAGGCGCTGCGCGCCCACTTCGCGCCCCGGGAACGCGGGAGCGGGACGGCCGTGCGCCGCGAGGTCCTGGGCGACGCGCACGTGGACCGGGCGCAGGCGGCGACCACCGAATTCACCGCCCCGTTCCAGGAGTTCATCTCCCGCTACGCCTGGGGCGAGATCTGGACGGACCCGACGCTGTCCCGGCGCGAGCGCAGCCTGATCACGCTGACCGCCCTGGTCGCCCACGGCCATCACGACGAGCTGGCGATGCACGTCAGGGCGGCGGTGCGCAACGGGCTCAGCCCGCGGGAGATCGGTGCCGCGCTCCTGCAGACGGGGGTCTACTGCGGGGTGCCGGCGGCGAACGCGGCGTTCGCGGTGGCCGAACGGGTGCTCTCCGGGATGGCGGAGGCGGAGCGGGGCGACACTCAGCCGGGCTGA
- the pcaB gene encoding 3-carboxy-cis,cis-muconate cycloisomerase translates to MHESDAGLLAPGRAGSAAEAATGDHAFLQALLDAEAALTRVCSASGLAPAEAGRAVTEAADADRFDVRELALRAREGGNPVIPLVAALTAAVGEEVRPFVHRGATSQDILDTAAMLVASRTLALVLDDLGRTAGALERLAAEHRDTPMPGRTLTQHAVPTAFGLKAAGWRSLVLDARDRVATVRGTLPVQLGGAAGTLAAFPTGEGGTAGLALVTAYAEELGLAEPLLPWHTLRTPVADLAGALAFTAGALGKVAADVLTLSRTEIAEVAEGSGGGSSAMPHKANPVRATLIAAAARRAPGAAATLFGSLAAEDERPAGAWHAEWEPLRDLLRLAGGAARDAAELIEGLRVFPAAMRSHLGLTGGLIVSERLAAVAAGRVGRARAKEILTEAAALARDEGRSLAGILAGEPAFDGLDLAELTDPARYTGCAGPLTDRALERR, encoded by the coding sequence ATGCACGAGAGCGACGCCGGGCTCCTCGCCCCCGGGCGGGCCGGCTCGGCGGCCGAGGCCGCCACCGGCGACCACGCCTTCCTGCAGGCACTCCTGGACGCCGAGGCGGCGCTCACCCGGGTCTGCTCCGCCTCCGGGCTCGCCCCCGCCGAGGCGGGGCGGGCGGTCACCGAGGCCGCGGACGCGGACCGTTTCGACGTACGGGAGCTGGCGCTGCGCGCGCGGGAGGGCGGCAATCCGGTGATCCCGCTGGTCGCCGCCCTGACGGCGGCCGTCGGCGAGGAGGTGCGGCCCTTCGTCCACCGGGGTGCGACCAGCCAGGACATCCTCGACACGGCGGCGATGCTGGTGGCTTCCCGGACCCTGGCACTCGTCCTCGACGACCTGGGGCGGACCGCCGGCGCGCTGGAGCGGCTGGCGGCGGAGCACCGCGACACACCGATGCCCGGCCGCACCCTGACGCAGCACGCCGTACCGACGGCCTTCGGTCTCAAGGCCGCCGGCTGGCGGTCGCTGGTGCTCGACGCGCGGGACCGGGTGGCGACCGTGCGCGGCACGCTCCCCGTCCAGTTGGGCGGCGCGGCGGGCACACTGGCCGCCTTCCCCACGGGCGAGGGAGGCACAGCAGGACTCGCGCTCGTCACGGCGTACGCGGAGGAACTGGGCCTGGCCGAGCCGCTGCTGCCCTGGCACACCCTGCGCACCCCGGTCGCCGACCTGGCCGGAGCGCTCGCCTTCACCGCGGGTGCGCTCGGCAAGGTGGCGGCCGATGTGCTCACGCTCTCCCGCACCGAGATCGCCGAGGTCGCCGAGGGGTCCGGCGGCGGATCCTCCGCGATGCCGCACAAGGCCAATCCGGTCCGCGCCACCCTGATCGCCGCGGCGGCCCGCCGCGCGCCCGGGGCGGCGGCCACGCTGTTCGGTTCGCTCGCCGCCGAGGACGAGCGGCCCGCCGGGGCCTGGCACGCCGAGTGGGAGCCGCTGCGCGACCTGCTGCGCCTGGCCGGCGGCGCCGCGAGGGACGCGGCGGAACTCATCGAGGGACTCAGGGTGTTCCCGGCGGCCATGCGAAGCCATCTGGGGCTGACCGGCGGACTGATCGTCTCGGAGCGGCTGGCCGCCGTCGCCGCCGGGCGGGTGGGCCGTGCCCGCGCCAAGGAGATCCTGACCGAGGCCGCCGCCCTGGCCCGCGACGAGGGCAGGTCCCTCGCCGGGATCCTCGCGGGGGAACCCGCCTTCGACGGCCTGGACCTCGCCGAACTGACCGACCCCGCCCGGTACACCGGCTGTGCCGGGCCCCTCACCGACCGCGCCCTGGAGCGCCGATGA
- the pcaG gene encoding protocatechuate 3,4-dioxygenase subunit alpha, producing MSHAPTPSQTVGPFYGYALPFPGGSEVAPAGHPGTVTVHGRVLDGRGDPVPDAIVETWQPAPDGSRAGLPGTLRHDPATGKVVGRDGVDFTGFGRAPTDAAGRWFVRTLRPGGAPYICAAVFARGLVHHLYTRVYLPDLLDEGTEAGDPLLGSLDAERRATLVATRTDARTYRFDIRLQGDGETVFLEFS from the coding sequence ATGTCCCACGCCCCGACCCCCTCCCAGACCGTGGGCCCCTTCTACGGCTACGCGCTGCCCTTCCCCGGCGGCAGCGAGGTCGCCCCGGCCGGGCACCCCGGCACGGTCACGGTGCACGGCCGGGTGCTCGACGGCCGGGGCGACCCCGTGCCCGACGCGATCGTCGAGACCTGGCAGCCCGCGCCCGACGGATCACGCGCCGGCCTCCCGGGAACGCTCCGCCACGACCCCGCGACGGGCAAGGTCGTCGGACGCGACGGCGTGGACTTCACCGGGTTCGGCCGGGCGCCCACGGACGCGGCCGGACGCTGGTTCGTGCGTACACTCCGGCCCGGCGGGGCCCCCTACATCTGTGCGGCCGTCTTCGCCCGCGGTCTGGTCCACCACCTCTACACCCGGGTCTACCTCCCCGATCTGCTCGACGAGGGCACGGAGGCGGGCGATCCGCTGCTGGGGTCGCTGGACGCGGAACGGCGCGCCACACTGGTCGCGACACGCACGGACGCCCGCACCTACCGCTTCGACATCCGTCTCCAGGGCGACGGCGAGACGGTCTTCCTGGAGTTCAGCTGA
- a CDS encoding VOC family protein encodes MKLTEPVPGGPCWVELSTSDVPAARAYYAGLFGWRCETDPRPEAGGYTTARVDEDAVAALSPLYQPGRPAAWTVSFAAEDADASADAVRDAGGTVLMEPMDIFDQGRFAVAADPSGAVFSLWQARAFPGAGRFNSPGALGWVELRTPDPQGALAFYPAALGWTADIQERFTHWGVDGADFGGLKEQDDDERAGTPPHWVPYFVVSDAEATAARALTAGGEPITPPARVPGGPWVATLRDPLGARFGIRTP; translated from the coding sequence ATGAAGCTCACCGAACCGGTCCCCGGCGGCCCCTGCTGGGTCGAGCTCAGCACCTCGGACGTGCCGGCCGCCCGGGCGTACTACGCGGGGCTCTTCGGCTGGCGGTGCGAGACCGATCCGAGGCCCGAGGCGGGCGGATACACGACGGCGCGCGTCGACGAGGACGCCGTCGCGGCCCTCAGCCCCCTCTACCAGCCCGGCCGGCCGGCCGCCTGGACGGTCTCCTTCGCCGCCGAGGACGCGGATGCCTCGGCCGACGCGGTGCGTGACGCGGGCGGCACGGTGCTGATGGAGCCGATGGACATCTTCGACCAGGGAAGATTCGCCGTGGCGGCCGACCCGTCCGGCGCGGTGTTCTCCCTCTGGCAGGCGCGCGCCTTCCCCGGAGCGGGGCGCTTCAACAGTCCGGGCGCCCTGGGGTGGGTGGAGCTCCGCACCCCGGACCCGCAGGGCGCCCTCGCCTTCTACCCGGCCGCCCTCGGCTGGACCGCCGACATCCAGGAGCGCTTCACCCACTGGGGCGTGGACGGGGCCGACTTCGGCGGCCTGAAGGAGCAGGACGACGACGAACGGGCCGGGACGCCACCGCACTGGGTGCCCTACTTCGTGGTGTCCGACGCCGAGGCCACCGCGGCCCGGGCCCTGACCGCGGGCGGCGAGCCGATCACACCGCCGGCCCGCGTGCCGGGCGGGCCCTGGGTCGCCACGCTCCGCGACCCCCTGGGCGCGCGGTTCGGCATCCGCACGCCCTGA
- a CDS encoding GNAT family N-acetyltransferase yields the protein MPILVPPHIPPGRLSSSPQPSLPVEDGLLLRPWCPADAPAVLSAFSDPTIQRWHMRRADSEEEAASWIEQWTSAWYTETDIHWAIVRPGTEGRDEVLGRIALRGLIPQVGYAECAYWVLPAARGRGVAPLAVGTVRRWAFDEGTGFERLELVHSLVNEASCRVAAKAGFPLEGIRRRGNLHADGWHDMHVHARVRGDGQPG from the coding sequence ATGCCGATACTGGTGCCCCCTCACATCCCGCCCGGACGGCTCTCCTCGTCCCCGCAGCCGTCCCTCCCCGTCGAGGACGGTCTGCTCCTGCGGCCCTGGTGTCCGGCGGACGCGCCGGCCGTCCTGTCCGCCTTCTCCGATCCCACGATCCAGCGGTGGCACATGCGCAGGGCCGACTCCGAGGAGGAGGCCGCGTCCTGGATCGAGCAGTGGACATCGGCCTGGTACACCGAGACCGACATCCACTGGGCGATCGTCCGGCCCGGCACCGAAGGGCGTGACGAGGTGCTCGGGCGGATCGCGCTGCGGGGCCTGATCCCGCAGGTCGGATACGCCGAGTGCGCCTACTGGGTTTTGCCCGCCGCCCGGGGCCGGGGTGTCGCGCCCCTGGCCGTCGGCACGGTGCGGCGATGGGCCTTCGACGAGGGGACGGGCTTCGAACGCCTCGAACTCGTCCACTCGTTGGTCAACGAGGCTTCCTGCCGCGTCGCGGCCAAGGCCGGGTTCCCCCTCGAAGGCATCCGCAGACGGGGAAACCTGCACGCCGACGGATGGCACGACATGCATGTCCACGCCCGCGTCCGGGGCGACGGTCAGCCCGGCTGA
- the pcaH gene encoding protocatechuate 3,4-dioxygenase subunit beta, which yields MTARDLPAHPLPDGLTQQEIDAEVARAQAAAEPGAHHPPRDYPPYRSSHFRHPRRSLVPVRDPEAVELSGPAFGVTDVTALDRDLTAQHDGEPLGERITVTGRVLDRAGRPVRGQLVELWQANASGRYAHQLDRHPAPLDPNFTGFGRCLTDDDGGYSFTTVKPGAYPWRNHTNAWRPAHIHFSLFGTSFSQRLVTQMYFPGDPLLPYDPVIRSVTDQAARERLISAYDHDLSVPEWSLGYRWDIVLDGPCATWTEEEGDA from the coding sequence ATGACCGCACGTGACCTTCCCGCACATCCGCTGCCCGACGGGTTGACCCAGCAGGAGATCGACGCCGAGGTGGCCAGGGCCCAGGCGGCGGCCGAACCGGGCGCCCACCACCCGCCGCGCGACTACCCCCCGTACCGCAGCAGCCACTTCCGCCACCCCCGCCGCTCCCTCGTCCCCGTGCGCGACCCGGAGGCCGTCGAGCTGTCCGGACCCGCCTTCGGCGTCACGGACGTGACGGCACTGGACCGCGACCTCACCGCGCAGCACGACGGCGAGCCCCTCGGGGAGCGGATCACCGTCACCGGCCGGGTGCTGGACCGGGCAGGCCGGCCGGTGCGGGGCCAGCTCGTCGAGCTGTGGCAGGCCAACGCCTCCGGGCGGTACGCCCACCAGCTCGACCGGCACCCCGCGCCCCTCGACCCGAACTTCACGGGGTTCGGACGCTGCCTGACCGACGACGACGGCGGTTACTCCTTCACGACCGTCAAGCCGGGCGCCTACCCGTGGCGCAACCACACCAACGCCTGGCGTCCCGCGCACATCCACTTCTCGCTGTTCGGCACGTCGTTCAGCCAGCGGCTCGTCACCCAGATGTACTTCCCGGGTGACCCGCTCCTCCCGTACGACCCGGTCATCCGCTCCGTCACCGACCAGGCCGCACGCGAGCGGCTGATATCGGCGTACGACCACGACCTGTCCGTCCCCGAGTGGTCCCTCGGCTACCGCTGGGACATCGTCCTGGACGGACCGTGCGCCACCTGGACCGAGGAAGAAGGCGACGCCTGA
- a CDS encoding MarR family winged helix-turn-helix transcriptional regulator, translated as MQAVDLSTHPGHLARRLQQAHHLLWNTMVSQEITSPQFAVLNALTAEPGLDQRTVGERVGLDRSTVAEVITRLLRRELLDKVRDPGDGRRFLLRLTDEGARTHRRLALRTVGMNQVFLGPLTPDEQQTLFGLMHRVADAAEAFRAPEEARPASGR; from the coding sequence GTGCAGGCGGTCGACCTGAGCACCCACCCCGGGCACCTGGCCCGGCGCCTCCAGCAGGCGCACCACCTGCTCTGGAACACGATGGTCTCCCAGGAGATCACCTCGCCCCAGTTCGCCGTCCTCAACGCCCTGACCGCCGAACCGGGCCTCGACCAGCGGACGGTGGGGGAGCGGGTCGGCCTCGACCGGTCCACCGTCGCCGAGGTGATCACCCGGCTGCTGCGCAGGGAGCTGCTGGACAAGGTGCGTGACCCGGGCGACGGGCGCCGCTTCCTGCTCCGCCTCACGGACGAGGGCGCGCGCACCCACCGGCGGCTCGCCCTGCGCACGGTCGGGATGAACCAGGTCTTCCTCGGCCCGCTCACACCGGACGAGCAGCAGACGCTCTTCGGTCTGATGCACCGGGTGGCCGATGCCGCCGAGGCCTTCCGGGCGCCGGAGGAGGCCAGGCCGGCTTCGGGGCGGTGA